From Paenibacillus graminis, a single genomic window includes:
- a CDS encoding EVE domain-containing protein codes for MNTEDLFETGKPSYWIGVVSASHVQRGVSGGFAQMCHGKSAPLRRMQPGDWLVYYSPRTEIREGEPLQAFTAIGRVLDDHVYEYAMSATFVPYRRNIEYVPCQEARIEGLLDRLSFTRGKRNWGYPFRTGHFEINQEDFFTIAEAMHAAIQ; via the coding sequence ATGAATACGGAGGATTTGTTCGAGACGGGAAAGCCTTCCTATTGGATAGGCGTCGTCTCGGCATCGCATGTACAACGCGGGGTTAGTGGCGGCTTCGCCCAAATGTGTCACGGTAAATCTGCACCATTACGCAGAATGCAACCTGGGGATTGGCTTGTGTACTATTCTCCTCGAACAGAGATAAGAGAAGGCGAGCCATTGCAAGCGTTCACCGCCATTGGCCGGGTTTTGGACGACCATGTGTACGAATATGCGATGTCCGCGACGTTCGTACCTTACCGGCGGAATATCGAATATGTTCCCTGCCAAGAAGCAAGAATCGAAGGCTTGCTTGATCGGCTTTCCTTCACCCGAGGCAAACGGAATTGGGGCTACCCGTTCCGTACCGGCCATTTTGAGATAAACCAAGAAGATTTCTTTACTATCGCGGAAGCGATGCATGCAGCCATCCAATAA
- a CDS encoding helix-turn-helix domain-containing protein — protein MVKVPNELVKFPNKKGSLKLDGMSVIEFCFYTQGIKGTFFLKDHLLLIVKSGVYTVRFGDQEYTMRSNEMMFIHKSMGVEYEKAGEPDSDYILDYMMFLLNEKIIEEFLKFAGLNPICLVNDVVPITVFPINDRLGSYIESLKPYFEHPDEVKEGLVRVKLMELLFHIADSNDRLLHQMMQPISKDRSSITKIMEENFMNPVSLNDLAYLSGRSLAAFKRDFQAIYNTSPLKWVRNRRLDKAKELLAETALSVTDICFSTGFENIAHFSKVFKERFGLPPSEFRRQQRLKKDA, from the coding sequence ATGGTCAAGGTGCCTAATGAACTGGTAAAGTTTCCGAATAAAAAAGGGAGCTTGAAGCTGGATGGGATGTCCGTTATCGAATTCTGCTTTTACACGCAAGGCATAAAAGGAACCTTTTTTTTGAAGGATCATCTTCTGCTAATCGTCAAGTCGGGTGTCTATACAGTTCGCTTCGGTGATCAGGAATATACGATGCGAAGCAACGAAATGATGTTTATTCATAAATCAATGGGAGTCGAATACGAGAAAGCGGGTGAACCCGATTCCGATTACATTCTCGACTATATGATGTTTCTCCTGAACGAGAAGATAATAGAGGAATTCCTCAAATTCGCCGGTTTAAACCCGATTTGTCTCGTGAATGATGTTGTTCCGATAACAGTCTTTCCGATCAATGACCGCCTTGGAAGCTATATCGAGTCGTTAAAACCCTATTTCGAGCACCCTGACGAAGTCAAAGAAGGACTGGTTCGTGTGAAACTGATGGAATTGCTGTTTCACATAGCAGATTCGAATGATCGTTTGTTGCATCAAATGATGCAACCCATAAGCAAGGACAGAAGCAGCATCACAAAGATCATGGAGGAGAACTTCATGAATCCCGTTTCCCTTAACGACCTGGCCTATTTGTCTGGCAGAAGCCTGGCGGCGTTCAAAAGGGATTTTCAAGCAATATACAACACCTCCCCGCTCAAATGGGTTCGCAATCGAAGGCTGGATAAAGCCAAGGAACTGTTAGCGGAAACAGCATTATCTGTTACAGATATCTGTTTTTCGACCGGATTCGAAAATATCGCTCACTTTTCCAAAGTATTCAAGGAAAGATTCGGACTTCCACCGTCAGAGTTTAGACGTCAGCAGCGGTTGAAGAAGGATGCCTAG
- a CDS encoding SDR family oxidoreductase has protein sequence MNKSKIVLITGGNKGIGFETARQLGNMGYEILIGARSENKGHEAVTLLEKEKIKAKTVVLDVTNPSSVLSAVEWIEQEYGLLDILINNAGVFFEENTTPIELELSVLKSTYETNVFGVFSVTKAMLPLLRSSSAGRIVNLSSALGSLTLNSDSTSEFYNANSLAYNSSKTAVNALTVSFAKELSDSPIKINSVCPGFTATDLNGNSGYRSVEQAASTVVELATILNDGPTGGFYDEHGVVAW, from the coding sequence ATGAATAAATCTAAGATCGTATTAATTACAGGTGGAAACAAAGGTATCGGTTTTGAGACAGCAAGACAATTGGGAAATATGGGGTATGAGATTTTAATAGGAGCAAGAAGCGAAAATAAAGGACATGAGGCCGTAACGTTATTGGAAAAGGAGAAAATTAAAGCTAAAACAGTGGTTCTTGATGTCACGAACCCCAGCTCCGTTCTCTCCGCAGTAGAATGGATTGAGCAAGAGTATGGATTGCTTGATATCTTGATTAATAATGCAGGTGTGTTTTTCGAAGAAAACACCACTCCAATTGAACTGGAATTGTCTGTTCTCAAGAGTACCTATGAGACAAACGTTTTCGGTGTATTTTCTGTCACTAAAGCAATGCTTCCACTGCTCAGAAGTTCTTCTGCCGGAAGAATCGTTAATCTTTCCAGCGCATTAGGTTCCTTAACATTGAATTCAGACTCAACGTCGGAATTTTATAATGCGAATTCGCTCGCCTACAATAGTTCTAAAACGGCTGTAAATGCTTTAACCGTTTCCTTTGCTAAAGAATTAAGCGATTCTCCTATTAAAATCAACTCCGTCTGCCCTGGATTTACAGCTACCGATTTAAATGGTAATAGCGGCTATCGTTCAGTCGAACAAGCAGCCTCCACTGTAGTGGAGCTTGCCACAATACTTAATGATGGTCCAACTGGTGGCTTTTATGATGAGCATGGAGTTGTGGCTTGGTAA
- a CDS encoding YecA family protein, with product MAIGRNDSCICGSGKKYKKCCINKPLRKASNTNTVLIDECISDFEYIEATSKELGKIISLYTIDDVTRAIFCINSWADNRSALAQELTLNHSLSNTTKFGNRNIKQYSEFKEFFDAISIYLPITYREDLTLNDFGEVKIIVDGETYPVVIGTGHEQVYAVMNFLPELAEVLEMKGELKAVLHYNQKIINMLTDSNISSPGEDYHIAFEMPSEQFWVAANSLFNSKEFVELSKHAFQIMGYQKCPIEMRHFFVYKKEYYPIYNASILVDLYKKLLSLATVEEFHHHIRLTWGKLIENTFNFSNNDRSRVLIAPRIFNKDTGKPFTNNRLAFMAVSEGRVLVAIDKGDFDNPESIDAEIMAFNLLHESNQLRLCETYYRKELKGGVCI from the coding sequence ATGGCGATTGGTCGTAATGATTCTTGTATTTGTGGAAGTGGAAAGAAGTATAAAAAGTGCTGTATTAATAAACCATTAAGGAAAGCTTCAAATACAAATACGGTCCTGATTGATGAGTGTATTTCTGATTTCGAATATATTGAGGCTACCTCCAAAGAGCTTGGAAAAATCATATCCCTTTATACCATTGATGATGTCACCAGAGCTATATTTTGCATTAATTCTTGGGCCGATAATCGTTCGGCGTTAGCACAAGAATTAACACTTAACCATTCATTAAGTAATACTACAAAGTTCGGTAATCGAAATATTAAGCAATATTCCGAATTCAAAGAGTTCTTTGATGCAATTTCTATTTATTTGCCGATTACCTATAGAGAAGATTTGACACTAAATGACTTTGGTGAAGTTAAAATAATTGTTGATGGTGAGACTTATCCAGTAGTAATTGGTACTGGTCACGAACAGGTATATGCTGTAATGAATTTTCTTCCTGAGTTAGCCGAAGTTCTTGAAATGAAAGGTGAACTTAAGGCTGTATTGCATTATAACCAAAAAATAATAAATATGCTGACTGATAGTAACATATCTTCTCCTGGTGAAGATTATCATATCGCATTTGAGATGCCCTCAGAACAATTTTGGGTAGCAGCGAATTCTCTGTTTAATTCAAAAGAGTTTGTAGAACTTTCTAAGCATGCATTTCAAATAATGGGATATCAAAAATGTCCAATTGAAATGCGTCATTTCTTCGTTTATAAGAAAGAATATTACCCAATTTATAATGCATCAATTCTGGTCGATTTGTACAAAAAGCTGCTTTCTTTGGCAACAGTAGAAGAATTCCATCACCATATCAGGTTAACATGGGGGAAATTAATAGAAAATACTTTCAATTTTTCGAATAATGATCGTTCGCGAGTTCTCATTGCACCTAGAATTTTTAATAAAGATACAGGTAAACCATTTACAAATAACCGTTTAGCATTTATGGCTGTTAGCGAAGGTAGAGTGTTGGTTGCAATAGATAAAGGTGACTTTGATAATCCTGAAAGCATTGACGCTGAAATCATGGCATTTAATTTATTGCATGAGAGCAATCAACTGCGACTTTGCGAGACGTATTACAGGAAAGAATTAAAAGGGGGGGTATGCATTTGA
- the rlmH gene encoding 23S rRNA (pseudouridine(1915)-N(3))-methyltransferase RlmH, giving the protein MFIQMISVGKLKEKYLTLGIAEYAKRLTPYLKFQMIEVADEKAPDSLSIAEIVQVKAREGERILAHIKSEAHVIALAIDGKLWSSEELAAEIDRLGTYGTSHVVFVIGGSHGLSDDVMHRAQQRMSFGRMTLPHQLMRLVLTEQIYRAVKINRGEPYHK; this is encoded by the coding sequence ATGTTCATTCAAATGATTAGTGTAGGCAAACTAAAGGAAAAATACTTGACGCTCGGCATCGCAGAATATGCCAAACGGCTGACGCCTTACCTCAAATTCCAGATGATTGAGGTGGCGGATGAGAAGGCTCCTGACTCTCTGAGCATCGCGGAGATCGTGCAGGTGAAAGCGCGCGAGGGCGAACGCATCCTCGCGCACATCAAGAGCGAGGCGCATGTCATTGCGCTCGCGATCGACGGCAAGCTCTGGAGCTCGGAAGAGCTTGCCGCAGAGATCGACCGGCTCGGCACCTATGGGACGAGCCATGTCGTCTTTGTCATCGGAGGGAGCCACGGGCTCTCCGATGACGTCATGCACCGCGCCCAGCAGCGCATGAGCTTCGGGCGCATGACGCTGCCTCATCAGCTCATGCGGCTGGTGCTCACCGAGCAGATTTATCGGGCGGTGAAGATAAATCGCGGTGAACCGTATCATAAGTAG
- the infC gene encoding translation initiation factor IF-3, with product MAVLLNEQIRASEVVLTGLRGEQLGVVSRLEALALAKAAGADLVCTSLMSSPPPCSLMAKGKAKAAAQKETAAGRKSGADRQAGGNGKKEKVKELRFTAQIEEHDYDTKLRQADKHLRSGKPVQLVVKASGAKEAAAAKAVIERLVADLKEAGVKDTGIQSGGKGSQVKLNPR from the coding sequence ATGGCCGTATTGTTAAATGAGCAAATCAGAGCATCCGAGGTGGTGCTTACAGGACTTCGGGGCGAGCAGCTGGGGGTTGTCTCCAGACTGGAGGCTTTGGCGCTGGCCAAGGCGGCAGGCGCTGACCTCGTCTGCACCTCGCTGATGAGCAGTCCGCCCCCCTGCAGCCTGATGGCGAAGGGCAAAGCGAAGGCGGCCGCGCAGAAGGAGACAGCGGCCGGGCGCAAGTCCGGTGCAGACCGGCAAGCAGGCGGGAACGGCAAGAAAGAGAAGGTCAAGGAGCTGCGCTTCACGGCTCAGATCGAGGAGCATGACTACGATACCAAGCTGCGGCAGGCGGACAAGCATCTGCGCTCCGGCAAGCCGGTGCAGCTTGTCGTGAAGGCTTCCGGTGCAAAGGAAGCAGCGGCCGCCAAGGCGGTCATCGAGCGGCTGGTCGCCGACCTTAAGGAAGCCGGCGTCAAAGACACCGGAATTCAATCCGGCGGCAAGGGCTCGCAGGTAAAACTGAATCCCCGGTGA
- a CDS encoding TetR-like C-terminal domain-containing protein yields MYPFPRRCWKKTKIVIENDCKELLYQIFKYPITQYFDEIIPFPDWTGAKRSYWIDFMSAGVFEIWVMWIKNGQKETLEEISSLIRFFHK; encoded by the coding sequence ATTTATCCTTTTCCTAGGCGCTGTTGGAAAAAAACGAAAATAGTCATTGAAAATGATTGCAAAGAGCTGCTCTATCAGATCTTTAAGTACCCTATTACTCAATATTTTGATGAGATCATTCCCTTCCCAGACTGGACAGGTGCGAAACGAAGCTATTGGATTGATTTTATGAGTGCCGGCGTGTTTGAAATTTGGGTAATGTGGATCAAAAATGGTCAAAAAGAAACCTTAGAGGAAATCTCATCCCTCATTCGATTTTTTCATAAATAA
- a CDS encoding SagB/ThcOx family dehydrogenase — translation MGPYEQQRSFLKSNFLEFKHVKTDKIKGLPKPMTVKPYSSSSVIIDLPECNGNVVKKSNIYDCIKERRSTRFYSEESLQLEELSYLLWATQGITSTTKTGLTLRTVPCSGATHTFETYLFIMRVEGIRQGIYRYLPVEHKLLFMSELDEMDEKIDAITLDQPFVPNFSKKAAVMFAWSTIPYRSEWKYDISAHKKILIDIGHVSQNLYLASESIDAGACAIGIYDQNLIDEVLGLNGDEEFILFLGAVGKKRK, via the coding sequence ATGGGGCCATATGAACAGCAAAGAAGTTTCTTGAAGTCTAACTTTCTTGAATTTAAACATGTGAAAACAGATAAGATAAAGGGTCTGCCAAAACCAATGACCGTTAAACCTTATTCCTCTTCATCCGTCATTATTGACCTCCCGGAATGTAATGGGAATGTTGTTAAAAAATCAAATATTTATGACTGTATAAAGGAAAGAAGAAGTACGCGATTTTATTCTGAGGAAAGTTTACAGCTCGAAGAGTTATCCTATCTATTATGGGCTACTCAAGGAATAACAAGTACAACGAAGACCGGACTTACCCTTCGAACTGTGCCGTGCAGTGGCGCAACACATACCTTTGAAACCTATCTTTTCATTATGCGGGTGGAGGGAATCCGCCAAGGAATCTACAGATATTTACCGGTGGAACACAAGCTCTTATTTATGTCTGAATTGGATGAGATGGACGAAAAAATTGATGCCATCACATTAGACCAGCCATTTGTCCCGAATTTCTCGAAAAAGGCTGCCGTAATGTTCGCATGGAGTACAATTCCATACCGTTCCGAATGGAAATATGATATCTCAGCACATAAAAAAATCCTGATTGATATTGGACATGTCTCTCAGAACCTTTATCTGGCAAGCGAATCGATCGATGCAGGAGCTTGTGCGATAGGTATTTATGACCAAAACCTAATCGACGAGGTATTAGGCTTAAACGGTGATGAAGAATTTATCCTTTTCCTAGGCGCTGTTGGAAAAAAACGAAAATAG
- a CDS encoding GNAT family N-acetyltransferase, with product MITLRTITLENRRAMFNLEVSEDQRQFVASNLSSVASCYVLVTNGGHPFPFVIYDDEQPVGFVMLAYGTTGYEEPSIAENNYCIMRLMIDKQYQNRGYGREAMKKILEFIRTFPAGPAHYCWIPYKSDNIAAKKLYEGFGFRDNGEVFNNESITVLQL from the coding sequence ATGATTACGCTCAGAACAATCACTCTGGAAAACCGGCGTGCTATGTTTAACTTGGAAGTTTCAGAGGACCAACGGCAATTTGTTGCGTCTAATCTGTCAAGCGTGGCGTCTTGTTATGTTCTTGTAACCAATGGGGGACATCCATTTCCATTTGTCATTTATGATGATGAGCAGCCAGTCGGATTTGTTATGTTGGCCTATGGAACCACTGGATACGAAGAACCGTCAATCGCAGAAAACAACTATTGCATCATGCGGCTGATGATTGACAAGCAATACCAAAATCGGGGTTATGGTCGGGAAGCCATGAAGAAAATCCTGGAATTTATTCGCACCTTTCCGGCAGGGCCAGCACATTACTGCTGGATCCCTTATAAATCAGATAACATCGCTGCCAAAAAGCTTTATGAAGGCTTCGGCTTCCGTGACAATGGTGAAGTTTTCAACAACGAGTCAATAACCGTTTTGCAACTCTGA
- a CDS encoding ATP-binding protein encodes MVASLVLTGAAIFFGYFMAGELQKIKYVAAPINWSIEHAGSVRVMIITGILLFPLTFFLASLRLVQDLREINTGLQEILAGRFGRVVTVKGRDELNVVAESVNQLSREWDHYLAEITRGLDEIAGGQFDHQIPEIAGNKLGEVAFSINQMSMQLKHSIAEERKAEKTKNDLITGVSHDLRTPLTSILGFLEVIEEDRYQDEVEMRYYVNIAYEKSLSLRRLIDELFEYTRINNGMPLELSELDIAGLICQLEEEFVPVTENAGMEIRLNMQEGEYKIQADGGLLVRAYENIIANAIQYGRAGKYIDIHIEQDRDVVVVQIENYGDPIPERDLPFIFDRFYRVESSRSKQTGGTGLGLAIAKSIIEVHGGSITAHSSSKATSFETRFPVSGLHQAYAPVPEEVHHETEQVPAALPEQGLALKQRISPQQRGLFQSKVAAVSMIVLIISAVVLFSVKNSFTSPLMGNQYENSSDLALVPTNGYNEMVLISGKTDKGYTLLIHHYLFDGQRLIIQYSMKHSNLIPESQWVKQSVKPTFLLDSSTIQAVPGIATDSGVVTPKNGTINYSFPGSPPPDKFLLKVNVNELKVFDGPAQQQILTGDWSFQISVEKNYKRKANGQSEPL; translated from the coding sequence ATGGTTGCAAGCCTGGTCTTAACAGGCGCAGCTATTTTTTTCGGGTATTTCATGGCGGGCGAGCTGCAAAAAATCAAATACGTGGCCGCCCCGATCAATTGGAGCATTGAGCATGCCGGATCCGTTCGTGTGATGATCATAACCGGTATCCTTCTCTTTCCCCTTACCTTCTTCCTTGCCAGTCTTCGTTTGGTTCAGGATTTGCGCGAAATCAACACAGGGCTGCAGGAAATATTGGCAGGCCGGTTCGGACGTGTAGTAACAGTAAAAGGCAGGGATGAGTTAAACGTTGTCGCAGAGAGTGTGAATCAGCTCAGCAGGGAATGGGATCATTATCTGGCGGAAATCACCCGTGGTTTGGATGAGATTGCGGGCGGGCAGTTCGACCATCAGATTCCGGAAATTGCCGGCAATAAATTAGGCGAGGTTGCGTTCAGTATCAATCAGATGAGTATGCAGCTGAAGCATTCGATAGCAGAGGAACGCAAGGCAGAAAAGACCAAAAACGATTTGATTACCGGTGTATCGCATGACCTGCGCACTCCACTGACCTCGATTCTCGGTTTTCTCGAAGTGATCGAGGAGGACCGGTATCAGGATGAAGTGGAGATGCGTTATTATGTCAACATTGCGTATGAGAAATCCTTGTCGCTTCGGCGATTGATCGACGAGCTGTTCGAATATACGCGAATCAACAACGGTATGCCTCTAGAACTGAGCGAACTGGATATCGCCGGGTTGATCTGCCAGCTGGAAGAGGAATTCGTGCCGGTTACGGAGAATGCAGGCATGGAAATCAGGCTGAACATGCAAGAGGGAGAATACAAGATCCAAGCGGACGGAGGGTTGCTGGTACGGGCGTACGAGAATATAATCGCCAATGCCATCCAGTACGGGCGGGCGGGCAAATATATCGACATCCATATTGAACAGGATAGAGATGTGGTCGTCGTGCAGATTGAAAATTATGGAGACCCCATTCCGGAACGGGATTTGCCCTTTATTTTTGACCGCTTTTACCGGGTGGAGAGCTCCAGGTCGAAGCAGACCGGGGGGACTGGTCTCGGACTGGCCATCGCGAAAAGCATTATTGAGGTACACGGAGGGAGTATCACTGCACACAGCAGCAGCAAGGCAACCTCATTTGAGACACGATTCCCGGTTTCCGGCCTCCATCAGGCGTATGCGCCTGTTCCGGAAGAAGTTCACCATGAAACCGAGCAGGTACCGGCCGCGCTCCCCGAACAAGGCCTGGCGCTGAAACAAAGAATATCTCCTCAGCAAAGAGGCTTATTCCAATCTAAGGTAGCCGCGGTATCCATGATCGTGTTGATCATCTCTGCGGTGGTACTCTTCAGCGTTAAGAATTCATTTACTTCACCGCTCATGGGAAATCAGTATGAAAATAGCAGTGACCTAGCGCTGGTGCCAACTAACGGATATAACGAGATGGTTCTTATAAGCGGTAAAACAGACAAAGGCTATACACTTCTCATTCATCATTACTTATTCGACGGTCAGAGACTAATTATCCAATATTCTATGAAACATTCTAACTTGATACCGGAGTCACAATGGGTGAAACAATCGGTGAAGCCGACTTTTCTATTGGACTCTTCAACGATACAGGCAGTTCCCGGTATCGCCACGGATTCAGGTGTAGTGACGCCCAAAAACGGCACCATTAATTATTCATTTCCCGGGTCGCCACCTCCGGACAAGTTCCTGTTGAAAGTCAACGTAAACGAATTAAAAGTATTCGATGGCCCGGCTCAGCAGCAAATACTTACTGGAGACTGGAGCTTCCAAATTTCTGTGGAGAAAAATTATAAACGAAAAGCCAATGGTCAAAGCGAGCCGTTGTAA
- a CDS encoding response regulator transcription factor — MAESTILMVDDEAEIIQLMNIYFNNEGYKLLQASNGLEALEILQSEQVDLIVLDLMMPKMDGLQACMKIRETNSIPIIMLSAKGQDIDKISGLSIGADDYVTKPFNPLELIARIKSQLRRMNQFNAAAVNANEIHIENVVINSASHTVTVDQQEIKLTPREFALLHMLAVNRGMVLSMDRIYEEVWNEPFMESKNSVMVHIRKLREKIESNPRKPRIIKTVWGIGYKIENELKARGE; from the coding sequence ATGGCGGAAAGCACGATTTTGATGGTGGATGACGAAGCGGAAATTATCCAATTGATGAATATCTATTTCAATAACGAAGGCTACAAGCTCCTGCAAGCGTCGAATGGACTGGAGGCACTGGAAATTCTGCAGTCCGAGCAGGTTGATTTAATTGTACTTGACCTAATGATGCCCAAGATGGACGGTTTGCAAGCTTGTATGAAAATACGGGAAACAAATTCAATTCCCATCATCATGCTCTCGGCTAAAGGCCAAGATATCGATAAAATATCAGGTCTCAGTATCGGCGCCGACGACTACGTAACCAAACCGTTCAACCCGCTTGAGCTGATCGCACGCATCAAGTCGCAGCTTCGAAGGATGAACCAGTTCAACGCCGCTGCGGTTAACGCGAACGAAATACATATCGAAAACGTCGTTATTAATAGTGCGTCCCATACGGTAACGGTCGATCAGCAGGAAATCAAGCTGACTCCCCGCGAGTTCGCGCTCCTTCACATGCTGGCAGTCAATAGAGGGATGGTACTGAGCATGGACCGCATCTACGAAGAGGTCTGGAACGAACCTTTTATGGAGTCAAAGAATAGCGTCATGGTTCATATCCGGAAGCTCCGTGAGAAGATAGAATCTAATCCGCGTAAACCGCGGATCATCAAAACTGTGTGGGGGATTGGCTACAAAATCGAAAACGAGCTAAAAGCAAGGGGTGAGTAG
- a CDS encoding ABC transporter substrate-binding protein — MKVNLLKKALIVSLSAMLLVISAGFSLDPKVSANSNNQAGAEQTLKVLYKEKYFFDEELFKQQFPNTQIQEVKWDGKSDLKAFIAKQSPDVMMLNTLEYQELSKENQLAELGQLIKRDNYDTTTMYPGLLDALKVNGNLYGLSPTFNTESIFYNADLFKKYNVPLPKDGMTWEEILKLSAKFPTSGNKDTRIWGLHYPLDNYTYLINDIATSEGVTRYNPNTLKATMNTAAWKRVISMAITAIKSNSIEGTNASGFDNDPFIMGRAAMTVSSQSMETLRDVTADKAAIANYKPFTIKIAAGPADPKNLKTTRNIHLPSIMTINASSANKDFAWNFIKLYNGADYAKSKSQSDQFLGYSLTRMDYSKEYNGHSLETFYKLQPNLETPPYVNPIGNLFNNSQYSVILQSEVKQVLSNKKTLDKALASIQTQVQKSLDDAVKKQKAAK, encoded by the coding sequence TTGAAAGTTAACTTATTAAAGAAGGCATTAATCGTTAGTTTGAGTGCTATGCTATTGGTCATTTCAGCAGGTTTTAGCCTAGACCCAAAGGTTTCTGCGAATTCAAATAACCAGGCAGGTGCGGAACAAACTTTAAAGGTGCTGTACAAAGAGAAATATTTTTTCGATGAGGAATTGTTCAAACAGCAGTTTCCCAATACTCAGATTCAGGAAGTGAAATGGGATGGGAAATCGGATTTAAAAGCTTTTATCGCCAAGCAGTCACCTGACGTTATGATGTTGAACACTCTTGAATATCAGGAGTTGTCCAAGGAGAATCAGTTAGCAGAACTCGGCCAGTTAATTAAACGTGACAATTATGATACTACAACAATGTATCCTGGATTGCTGGACGCACTCAAAGTCAATGGAAACCTCTACGGGTTAAGTCCAACCTTCAATACAGAATCCATTTTCTACAATGCCGACTTATTTAAAAAATATAATGTTCCATTGCCGAAAGACGGAATGACTTGGGAGGAAATATTGAAATTATCTGCCAAATTCCCGACTTCAGGAAATAAAGACACCCGTATTTGGGGACTTCACTATCCTCTTGATAATTACACCTATTTAATAAATGATATAGCAACTTCCGAAGGGGTCACCCGTTATAATCCTAATACACTTAAAGCAACTATGAATACAGCAGCTTGGAAAAGGGTAATCAGTATGGCTATCACTGCAATAAAATCCAATTCCATAGAAGGAACAAATGCAAGCGGCTTTGACAATGATCCTTTCATTATGGGACGAGCGGCGATGACGGTAAGTTCTCAAAGTATGGAAACTTTAAGAGACGTAACTGCGGATAAAGCTGCTATAGCAAATTATAAACCTTTTACCATTAAAATTGCCGCAGGTCCTGCAGATCCTAAGAATCTGAAAACAACACGAAATATCCATCTTCCTTCGATCATGACGATTAATGCTAGTTCTGCTAATAAAGATTTTGCTTGGAATTTCATCAAGTTGTATAACGGAGCGGATTACGCTAAATCCAAATCCCAATCAGATCAGTTTTTAGGTTATTCCCTAACTCGTATGGATTATAGTAAAGAGTACAATGGTCATAGTTTAGAGACCTTCTATAAATTACAACCAAACCTGGAAACACCGCCATATGTTAATCCAATAGGGAATCTATTTAACAATTCACAGTATTCAGTTATTCTGCAGAGTGAAGTGAAACAGGTGTTAAGCAACAAAAAGACACTGGACAAAGCGCTGGCTTCCATTCAAACCCAAGTTCAAAAGAGCCTTGATGATGCTGTGAAAAAACAAAAAGCGGCGAAATAG